One Ciconia boyciana chromosome 9, ASM3463844v1, whole genome shotgun sequence genomic window carries:
- the HSDL1 gene encoding inactive hydroxysteroid dehydrogenase-like protein 1, which yields MAAVDRFYLLYREISRSCNFYIEALAIVGAWYTVRKCVSLAFDTYSMLRLHLIPKLGGKTDLVKEYGKWAVVTGSTDGIGKAYAEELAKRGVNIILISRNKEKLEAVSRSISETYKVETDFIVADFSKGREPYPAIKEALKDREIGILVNNAGMFYPYPDYFTNLSEDMLWDMINTNIASANMMMHIVLPGMVEKKKGAIVNVSSASCCQPTPMLTIYGASKTYLDYFSRALHYEYASKGIFVQSLTPFVIARKMVACNSAALEGSFFFPSAEEYASHAISTLGLSTRTTGYWKHAIKFTLGERLPEWIWAWFAMYFCRIVRKGALTCEVK from the exons ATGGCTGCTGTGGATCGTTTCTACCTCTTGTACAGAGAGATCAGTCGTTCCTGCAATTTTTACATAGAGGCCCTGGCTATAGTTGGAGCTTGGTACACAGTCAGAAAGTGTGTGTCTCTTGCATTTGACACTTACAGCATGCTTAGGTTGCATTTAATTCCAAAGCTGGGGGGCAAGACTGATCTTGTCAAGGAGTATGGAAAATGGGCCGTGGTCACTG GTAGCACAGATGGTATCGGGAAGGCATACGCTGAAGAACTGGCAAAGCGTGGTGTCAACATCATCTTAATCAGCCGAAACAAAGAGAAGCTGGAGGCTGTATCTAGAAGCATATCTGAAACCTATAAAGTGGAAACAGATTTCATAGTAGCTGACTTCAGCAAGGGGCGTGAGCCTTACCCAGCCATTAAGGAGGctctgaaagacagagaaattgGCATTTTGGTGAATAATGCAGGAATGTTTTATCCCTACCCGGACTATTTTACCAACCTGTCTGAGGATATGCTGTGGGACATGATAAACACAAATATTGCTTCTGCTAACATGATGATGCATATTGTGCTGCCAGGCATggtagagaagaagaaaggggcaATTGTGAATGTTTCTTCTGCATCCTGTTGTCAGCCGACACCAATGTTGACAATCTATGGAGCCTCTAAA ACCTACTTGGACTATTTCAGTAGAGCGCTACATTATGAGTATGCCTCAAAAGGAATTTTTGTTCAGAGTTTAACCCCATTTGTAATTGCTAGAAAAATGGTAGCATGCAACAGTGCTGCATTAGAgggatctttcttttttccttctgctgaagaaTACGCAAGTCATGCTATTTCTACTCTTGGGTTATCCACAAGGACTACTGGTTACTGGAAGCATGCAATAAAG TTCACGTTGGGTGAGCGCCTACCTGAATGGATCTGGGCATGgtttgcaatgtatttttgcAGAATTGTACGCAAGGGAGCTTTAACATGCGAAGTGAAATAG